The DNA segment GAAAGTAACTCAGACTATCTCATGTATGCCTTGCTGGATGCAGTTGTTGACAATTACTTTATGGTACTAGAAAATATAGGTGAAAATATAGAACATTTAGAAAAAAATATTTTACAAAATCCAAAGTCCTCCAATCTCACATCATTACATAAACTTCAAGATGACATATTGATAATTCAAAAATCAATCCTACCTTTAAGAAGATTAATCCCAACTATTGAACATAGCACTTCACCGTTAATTTCCAAAACAACAAGAATTTATCTAAAAGATGTAAATGATCATCTTACTCAGATAGGAGATACAATTGATGCAACAAATAACAAATTTTCTGCAATGAATAACCTTTACCTTTCAGTACTGGGCCAAAAAACAAACCAAGCGATGAAAATTTTGTCCTTGATTGCTACTATTTTTATTCCAATGACTTTCCTAGCAGGTGTTTATGGGATGAATTTCCAGTTTATGCCTGAATTATCTTCACCAATAGCTTATCCAATTGTGTTGGCAAGTATGACCGGAATTGGTCTTTCAATGATAGCATATTTTAAAAAAAAGAAATTATGGTAAACTAAGTAGTTTCAAGGAATTTGATTTCTAATTATTTTCATAATTAGTATGAATTTATAAAAATAATTTGACATTCAAACTATGCCAAATCTGAATCTGAACATGTGTCACAAATACTAAAGGAGCATTTCCAGTAAGATTTACCGCACTCTCTTGTGGAATTGCTGTCAAAATGATTAACCATGTAATGAATTTTATACAAAAAGGATGTTATAATTATGTAATAACCCAATTTTGGATGTGATATGTTTTGTTAAAAAAAATAACTATTTTAGGAATTACTGTAACTGCAATTCTGTTGATCATATCTTTATCAACTTTTGATCCCTCTTCTGAAGAAAATAATGATGAATTGGAATTAATTGTTAAAGGTGATGTTGTAATGCCCTCAAAAGTTTCTCGTCCTGGATGTGAAAAAATGGACAGATGTTATATTCCCTCTATAATTACAATTGAATCTGGAAAAGAAGTTACTTGGGTTAATGAGGATTCTGCATTTCATAGTGTAACCTCAGGCTTTTACGATACGCCATCTGATCTATTTGATAGTGGTTACCTAGATCCATCTGAATCATTCACATTCACTTTTAATGAGCCAGGCAGATATGATTATTTTTGTACTCTTCATCCTTGGATGTATGGACAAGTAATAGTAGAATAAGGTACCCGAGGGAGTCGAACCCCCTTGTATAAGCTTTGCAGGCTCACGCATAACCGTTCTGCCAGAGTACCGTTTTAAAAAACCCAAAATGAACAATTAAACTCTTTAGATCAAACGCACTAGTCTAATTAAAAACAATACATCCATACAGAATCAATATTCCTAATAAAATTATTCAAAAACTAGGTCATATTCTGGAAGATCATATTGGTTTGAATGCAAATCCAAGAGCAAAATAATGGTTTTGGAACTTAAGACGGACAACGCTTGATGGTATATGAAGAATGTTTATCGCTTGTTGTTAGGTGAAAGCTACATCCACAGCCATTTTATCACATTAGTATTTAGATCATACTGTTGATTCATCAGTTTATCTTTTATGCAAACTTTACAATAATATATTTAAAATTCATACGGAAGAGTCACTTACCGTTTGAGCGAACCAGCACGTCCATGGGTTGGG comes from the Nitrosopumilus sp. genome and includes:
- the corA gene encoding magnesium/cobalt transporter CorA: MARLFKKSGRKPGQAPGSIIHIGEINNVSKIQVINFDKEDLYENEIKKVEECFPFFEKSNVSWIDIVGLHQIDVIEKIGKQLKIHPLVLEDIANTYQHPKVEDYENYFFIVMKMFRFDQIERELKTEHISVLCGSNFVISFFDKESDVFEPIRIRIREGRKTLRESNSDYLMYALLDAVVDNYFMVLENIGENIEHLEKNILQNPKSSNLTSLHKLQDDILIIQKSILPLRRLIPTIEHSTSPLISKTTRIYLKDVNDHLTQIGDTIDATNNKFSAMNNLYLSVLGQKTNQAMKILSLIATIFIPMTFLAGVYGMNFQFMPELSSPIAYPIVLASMTGIGLSMIAYFKKKKLW
- a CDS encoding cupredoxin domain-containing protein, whose translation is MLKKITILGITVTAILLIISLSTFDPSSEENNDELELIVKGDVVMPSKVSRPGCEKMDRCYIPSIITIESGKEVTWVNEDSAFHSVTSGFYDTPSDLFDSGYLDPSESFTFTFNEPGRYDYFCTLHPWMYGQVIVE